The genomic region GGGTGAGGCCTACAAACAACACAACCGTCACCTGCTGCGTGGCTACCTGATGGTGGTCGATGGCCTGTTCAGTGATATTTCACTGGCCCCTGCCGTGGATCTCGAAAGCCAGAACAGCCGCTTGCAGATCGCCCTGGAACTCAACCAGCGCGCCCAGCAGGAACAGCTGCAACACCTTGAGCGAGTGCGCGCCCAGCAGGAACTGATCCTGCTGCTGGCCCGCCAGCGCTACAGCACCAACAACTCGCTGCAAGAAGCCGCCGAACTGATCACCCGCAGTGCCTGCGATATCTACCAAATCGACTGCGCCAGCATCTGGAACCTCGAGAACCAGCACCTGGTGCCGATTTCCGCCTATCACCGCGCCGATCAGCAGCACCACCTGCCCGAGCCTATCGATGCCAGTGGCTTCCCGGACTACCTGGAAGCCCTGCAAACCAGCCGCGCCATCGATGCCAACAACGCCCTTCGCGACCCACGCACCCGGGAAATGGTCGAGAGCCTGCGCCCGCGTGACATCCACGCCATGCTCGACGCCAGCATCCGGGTCGATGGCAATGTGGTCGGGGTGTTGTGCCTGGAGCAAAGTGGCAGCACCCGCGTCTGGCAGTCCGACGAGATCGCCTTTGCCGGCGAGCTGGCCGACCAGTTCGCCCAGGTGATCAACAACCACAACCGCCGTACCGCCACCAGCGCGCTGCACTTGTTCCAGCGGGCCGTGGAGCAAAGCGCCAATGCGTTCCTGCTGGTCAATTGCGACGGCGTGGTGGAATACGTCAACCCCAGTTTTACCGCGATCACCCAGTACAGCACCGAAGAAGTCCACGGCCACCAGCTGTCGGAACTGCCGGCGCTGGAGAACCTCAGCGAGCTGCTGTTCGACGCGCCTTCCAGCCTGGCCAAGAGCAACAGCTGGCAAGGCGAGTTCAAGAGCCGACGCAAGAACCTCGAACCCTACTGGGGCCAGCTGTCGATCTCCAAGGTCTATGGCGACAACCGTGAGCTGACGCATTACATCGGCATCTACGAAGACATCACCCAGACCAAGCTGGCCCAGCAGCGCATCGAGCGCTTGGCCTATACCGACAACCTGACCAACCTGGGCAACCGTCCGGCATTCATCCGTAACCTGGACGAACGCTTTGCCCGGGACAGCGATAGCCCCATCAGCCTGCTGCTGGTGGACATCGACAACTTCAAGCGGATCAACGACAGCCTCGGTCACCAGACCGGCGACAAACTGCTGATCAGCCTGGCCCGGCGCCTGCGCAACAGCCTGACGGCCAGCGGTAGCCTGGCGCGGTTTGCCAGTAACGAGTTTGCCGTGCTGCTGGACGATACCGACCTTGAAACCGGCCAGCAGGTCGCCAGCCAGTTGCTGGCCACCCTCGACAAGCCGATGTTCGTCGACAACCAGTTGATCAGCGTCACCGGCTCCGTGGGCCTCGCCTGCGCGCCGCTGCATGGCCGCGACCCGCAAACCCTGATGCGTAACGCAGGCCTGGCGCTGCACAAGGCCAAGGCCAACGGCAAACACCAGGTACAGGTATTTACCGAGGCGCTGAACGCCGAGGCCAGCTACAAGCTGTTCGTGGAAAACAACCTGCGCCGCGCCCTGACCCAGAACGAACTCGACGTGTTCTACCAACCCAAGCTGTGCCTGCGCAGCGGTCGCCTGCTGGGGATGGAAGCGTTGTTGCGCTGGAACCATCCGGAAAAGGGCATGATCCGCCCCGACCAATTCATCAGCGTGGCTGAAGAGACCGGGCTGATCATCCCTATCGGCAAATGGATCGCCCGTCAGGCCTGCCGCATGAGCCGACAGCTGACCGCTGCGGGCCTGGGCAAGCTGCAAGTGGCAATCAACCTGTCGCCCAAGCAGTTTTCCGACCCGGACCTGGTGGCCTCGATTGCCACGATCCTCAAGGAAGAACAGCTGCCCGCCAACCTGCTGGAACTGGAGCTGACCGAAGGCCTGCTGCTGGAAGCCACCGAAGACACCCGCCTGCAACTCGACCAACTGAAGAGTTTTGGCCTGACCCTGGCCATGGATGACTTCGGTACGGGTTACTCGTCACTTAGCTACCTGAAAAAATTCCCGATCGACATCATCAAGATCGATCGCAGCTTTATTCATGAAATCCCGGACAACCAGGACGACATGGAAATCACCTCGGCGGTGATCGCCATGGCTCACAACCTCAAGCTCAAGGTGGTGGCCGAAGGCATCGAGACCGCCGAACAGCTGGCGTTCCTGCGCCGTCACCGCTGCGACGTCGGCCAGGGCTACCTGTTCGACCGGCCAATCCCGGGTTCCGAGTTGATCGAGAAGCTTAAACGCTATCCTCGCGGGCCAATCGCCTGACAGCGCGGTAACACTCGGGCAAACTGGCAGTCTGAATTCTTACCTGTAACTCAATCTGACTGAGAGGACTGATCATGGTCTTGCGCTCGGAAATTCTGGTGAACAAAAACGTGCTTCCTACTCAAGAACAAGCTTTGCCTGGCCGTGAAACCCCGATGTCCCTGCCCGAGACTCACTTCGTCAACGGCAACCCGCTGCTCGGCCCGTTTGTCGACAACGTAGAGTTTGCGATCTTCGGCCTGGGTTGCTTCTGGGGCGCAGAGCGCCGCTTCTGGCAGCGCGAAGGCATCGTCAGTACCGTAGTGGGTTATGCCGGTGGCTACACGCCGAACCCGACCTATGAAGAAGTCTGCTCGGGCCTGACCGGCCACAGCGAAGTGGTGCTGGTGGTGTTTGACCAGGACAAGATCAGCTACGAAGAACTGCTGAAGATGTTCTGGGAACTGCACAACCCAACCCAGGGCATGCGCCAGGGCAATGACATCGGCAGCCAGTACCGGTCGGTGATCTATGCGGTCAAGCCGGAGCACCTGGAGGCGGCGAAGGCCAGCGCGCAGGCTTATCAGAATGAACTGACCAAGGCCGGCCTGGGCACCATCACCACTGAAATCGAAGAAGCGCCGACGGTGTATTTCGCCGAGGCGTATCACCAGCAGTACCTGGCGAAGAATCCGCAGGGCTATTGCGGGATTGGCGGCACTGGCGTGACCTGCCCGATCTGATTGCACAAGATCGTTCCCACGCTCTGCGTGGGAATGCCGCTCTGGACGCTCCGCGTCTGCTCTGAAATTCGTGACGCAGAGCGTCACAGGATGCATTCCCACGCAGAGCGTGGGAACGATCAGTTACTCGGCGATAAGCCAATCCATCTGCCACCCACCCTGGGTTTGCCCAAGCTGCTTGGACAACCACGGCAGCAGCTCACGCAACTCTTCCTCCAAGCCCCACGGCGGATTGGCAATCGCCAGACCCGAACCGGTCAGGGTGTTCGGCGTGTCCAGCGGATGCACCAACAATTCCACCCGCAGCAACTTCGGTGCACCGGTACCGGCCAGGTCCTGGTAGAAACGACGCAACATGCGCTGGTCCTTCACCGGGTACCAGATCGCAGCCACTGTCTGGCGCATCCGGCTCACGGCTTCCTTGAGGGACGCGGCGCAGCGCTGCATCTCGTCGAGCTTTTCAAACGGCGGATCAATCAGCATCAGTGCACGCTTTTCCGGCACCGGCAGCAATGCCCGTGGCACGTGCCAGCCTTCGCCAAGGTGCACTTTCACCCGACGGTCGCCCTTCATGTTGTCCTTGAGCAGCAGGCCGTCTTCCGGGTGCTTCTCATTGAGCAACACGCGATCCTGAGGGCGAGTCAGACGTCGCGCCAGCTCCGGTGAGCCCGGGTAGTAGCGCAACTCGCCATCCGGGTTCATCTCGTGCAGCACACGCATGTAGTCGGCGGTCAGCGGCGGCAGGTCGGTCTGGCCCCACAGGCGGGCGATGCCTTCCAGGTATTCACCGGTACGGTTCGCCTGGTCGCCCTGCAGGTCGTACAGACCAATACCGGCGTGGGTGTCGAGATAGGCAAACGGCTGTTCCTTGCGCGACATCAGGGCGATGAGGCGGGTCAGGGTCAGGTGTTTGAAGACATCGGCGTGGTTGCCGGCGTGAAAGGCGTGACGATAATTCATGGTTGCTCCTGCGCAGGGGGCGAAGTTTACCTTTTACGCAGGCAAAGGTGCAGGGCTGCGCGTCAGGTGGTGCTTATGCCGCAAACACAGGGGCGCCGCCGAAAATAGTCTAATCGCCGGCGCGAAAGCGGATTTATTGTGGCGAGCAATTATCCATGGAGGTCATAACAACTCATGAAAGACGCCACCATCGCCCTGCATCACGGCTTCAAGTCGGACCCGACCACCAAGGCCGTCGCCGTGCCGATCTACCAGAACGTCGCTTTCGAATTCGATAACGCCCAGCACGGCGCCGACCTGTTCAACCTCGACGTGCCCGGCAATATCTACACGCGCATCATGAACCCCACCAACGACGTGCTGGAGCAACGCATCGCAGCACTCGAAGGCGGCATCGCGGCCCTGGCGGTGTCAGCCGGCAGCGCGGCGATTCACTATGCAATCCAGACCTTGACCCGTGCCGGTGACAACATCGTCACCACCCCGCAGCTGTACGGTGGCACCTACACCCTGTTCGCCCATTTGCTGCCGAGTTTCGGCGTCGACGTGCGCTTCGCCCGTGACGACTCTGCCGCAGCCATCGCCGAGCTGATCGATGACAACACCAAGCTGGTGTACTGCGAAAGCATCGGCAACCCGGCAGGCAATATCATCGACATCGAAGCCCTCGCCGACGTCGCCCACGCCCGAGGTGTGCCGCTGATGGTGGACAACACCGTGGCCACGCCGATCCTGTGCAAGCCGATCCAGTTCGGCGCGGACATCGTCGTGCATTCGGTGACCAAGTACGTCGGCGGTCACGGCAACTCGCTGGGTGGCGTGATCGTCGACAGCGGCACCTTTCCCTGGACTCAATACCCGGAGAAATTCCCCGGCCTCAACCAGCCCGAGCCGGCGTATCACGGCGTGGTCTACACCGAAAAATTCGGCCCAGCGGCGTTCATCGCCCGCGCCCGCACCGTCCCCCTGCGCAACACCGGCGCAGCCTTGGCCCCGATGAATGCATTCCTGCTGCTGCAAGGCCTGGAAACCCTGGCCCTGCGCATGGAGCGCCACACCGAAAACGCCTTGAAGATTGCCCACTTCCTGCAAGACCACGAGTTGGTGGAGTGGGTCAGCTACGCCGGCCTGTCGGATCACCCACACCACCATCTGGCGCAGAAATACATGCAGGGCAAGCCGTCGGCGATTCTGTCTTTCGGCCTGAAGGGCGGTTATGAGGCTGGCGTACGCTTCTATGACTCACTGCAAATCTTCAAGCGCCTGGTGAACATCGGCGATGCCAAGTCCCTGGCCTGCCATCCGGCGTCCACCACCCACCGTCAGATGAATGAACAAGAGCAGGCGAAAGCCGGCGTGAAGCCGGAGATGATTCGCCTGTCAGTCGGCATTGAGGCGATTGAGGACCTGATCGAGGACTTGCAGCAGTCTTTGGCTTCAACCCAACTCTGAGCCCAGCCAGGCAGCCAGCGCCTGATGACTGACATCCGGCCGGTGCACGAAGTGAGCGACCTTGTGCTTCAAGGTCGCCGGCGCAAAGGCACCGTGCAGGTCCGGGCGTTGTTCTTCCAGCCATTGCAGCAGATTGTCCACCAGCGTGACGCTCGATTGCTCACTCAAGTGCTGGAGAACCTGCGGCGGCACTTGCCACCACGGGCTTGGCTTTGCCGCTCCCACCGTTGTGACTGCTACCTCAAGCTGGTGACCATTGATCCAGTAGCGACTGAACACCGGGAGCAACGCCTTTGCCTGCGGCCCCAGTGCCTGCAAAACAGGCAGTACATAGGCGCCGTCCCAGAAGCGAAAGAACACCGCCTGCCCTTCCGGCAACATTACCTTGGTCAGGCTGCGCAGATGCTCGACGACGGTTTGCACAGGACAGGACGATACAGCCAACCATCCCCAGTCAGTACCTTCGCATTCGCCGGCCCATTTCAGAAAAGCACTTTCAACGGCAACCACCGCAACGTAGGGCATGACTTCATCCCATGCCGCATATTCGCTTCCCGCCCAGATTGGACTGAGCGAGCCACCACTGGTACGACGCCAGGCTTCAAGCGGCTTGCAGTCGCTGGCATTGCCCAACACTGCAAACAACTGCTCGCCCTCTTGCAAGGGTGCAGCCTCAAGCCACTGCCCGGGGGCAATCATGGCGCACCTCCGGGGAGGGATGCGCTGCGATGTAGAGGCGTATCACACACACCATTCCTGCAGCGCTCACACTCTTCGCAAAAGGGCGCACTGCGTTTCAGGCTGGACACCTGCACAGCACTCAACGGTGCCGCTATGACAGCCAGCACCTTTTCCTGCAGCCCCGGCGTCAGCAGCGCTCCGGCCGATGCCGGTGAACCGCCAAGCTGGACCTCGGTGCTGCTGAAAATCCCGTCCGCTGAAACATTAATCCAGTGCCCGCCAGCCTGAAGGGTCACGCTGGCGCCTGCATCGATAACAATGCGTTGCCCGGCGCCGATGTGAACGGTGAACCCGGCACGCACCTGCTGGGAGCCGGCGATCATGAGGTGATCGTCCTGCTTGAGTTCGGTCAGTCGGTTGCCGTGGGTGGTGCGCAGTTCTTCGCCCTGAAGCTCGTGACGATCCAGGCCTTTGACGATTACGTTGCGCTGGTTGTCGACCTGCATGTGCTGGTCGTGTAGCACATGCTGGGTCCAGTTGCGCTGGGCACGCAGGTAGATTTCCTCGGCACCCTTGCGGTCCTCGATGCGCAGCTCGTTGTAGCCACCGCCACCGGGGCTGGTCTGGCTGCGGAAGATGCTGCGGGTCTTGTCCGCCGGCAGGTCCAACGGCACAGGCGTCGCCGCATTGGCCAGGCAGCCGACCACCAGCGGCGTGTCGGCGTCGCCATCGACAAAGCCCACCAGCACCTCCATGCCTACCCGCGGGATCAACACCGCGCCGTAATGCTCATGGGCCCAGCCACTGGCCACTCGCAACCAGCAGCTGGAATGCTCATTGTTTTCTCCGACGCGATCCCAGGCCAGTTGCACCTTGACCCGGCCGTATTCATCACAATGGATTTCACTGTCGACGGGGCCGGTGACCACCGCGTTCTGGTAACCGGAAATGCGAGTGCGTAGCGGCGGCAGCGTGGGCCGAAACGCCGTGTCCCATGGCGTGGCGACGAAGGTGTTGCTGTATCCCTGGAGCGCCCCACTACCCACAGACTCCTCAAGTACTTGAGGCTGACTACCGAAGTGAACGACCCGAGTCACCAGCCACAGATCATTCCACTCCTCGCGCGGGTGCGCTGCCAGCCTGAAAAACTGACCACTGACCAACGACGGTTGATCACCACTGCCGTGGGCCTGGCGATAGTCGCCGCGCCGTCGCTCAAGAGCACGTTGTGCCAAGTGCTTGCCGTGAGCCCTATCAGTAAAGTGTCCGGGGTATTCCTGGTCTTCCAGGGACGGAAGCTGCTCGCCGAGTACTTCACTTTCCAGCTGCAGTCGCGGCTTGCGGAAGTCGTAATCCCGCAAGTTGACACCCGTCGTCCGGGCCTCCAGGCGGACCGAAAAGCGCTTGATTACGGGCGTATCGGCGACCATCCCGGTGCCGGGCGCATAGTCGGTTGGGTGCTCGTCCTGAGCGAATACCGCCTGGTCATCACCAAACACCAACAGGTGCCCGTCGGGGTTGTGATGGAAATGGTAGTGAATCCCCAACTCGGCACACAGCCGCTGGATAAACCCCAAATCGCTCTCACCAAACTGCACGCAGTACTCACGCTCGGGATACACACCACCCAATCTGAATTCGAAAGCATCACCGTGGATGCCCTGCCCCTCCAGCACCTGTTTGATGATCTGCGGCACGCTCTGGTGCTGGAAAATACGCTGGTGGCTGCTGTGTTGCAGGTACGCCAGGCGTGGTACCAGGCTGATCTGGTAGCGGGTCAGGCGCCTGCCGGAATCGCCCTGGGCAACGCGGTAGATTTGGCCGTGAATGCCATGCCCCTGGGCATCAAAGCTCAAGAAGGCCTGGCGGTGCAGCAGGCTTTCAAGGTCAAGGTC from Pseudomonas yamanorum harbors:
- the msrA gene encoding peptide-methionine (S)-S-oxide reductase MsrA, giving the protein MVLRSEILVNKNVLPTQEQALPGRETPMSLPETHFVNGNPLLGPFVDNVEFAIFGLGCFWGAERRFWQREGIVSTVVGYAGGYTPNPTYEEVCSGLTGHSEVVLVVFDQDKISYEELLKMFWELHNPTQGMRQGNDIGSQYRSVIYAVKPEHLEAAKASAQAYQNELTKAGLGTITTEIEEAPTVYFAEAYHQQYLAKNPQGYCGIGGTGVTCPI
- a CDS encoding type VI secretion system Vgr family protein produces the protein MFAPANQSAFTLTLDGVPSDLKVFEFKGNEAISEPYRFDLELVSDQPDLDLESLLHRQAFLSFDAQGHGIHGQIYRVAQGDSGRRLTRYQISLVPRLAYLQHSSHQRIFQHQSVPQIIKQVLEGQGIHGDAFEFRLGGVYPEREYCVQFGESDLGFIQRLCAELGIHYHFHHNPDGHLLVFGDDQAVFAQDEHPTDYAPGTGMVADTPVIKRFSVRLEARTTGVNLRDYDFRKPRLQLESEVLGEQLPSLEDQEYPGHFTDRAHGKHLAQRALERRRGDYRQAHGSGDQPSLVSGQFFRLAAHPREEWNDLWLVTRVVHFGSQPQVLEESVGSGALQGYSNTFVATPWDTAFRPTLPPLRTRISGYQNAVVTGPVDSEIHCDEYGRVKVQLAWDRVGENNEHSSCWLRVASGWAHEHYGAVLIPRVGMEVLVGFVDGDADTPLVVGCLANAATPVPLDLPADKTRSIFRSQTSPGGGGYNELRIEDRKGAEEIYLRAQRNWTQHVLHDQHMQVDNQRNVIVKGLDRHELQGEELRTTHGNRLTELKQDDHLMIAGSQQVRAGFTVHIGAGQRIVIDAGASVTLQAGGHWINVSADGIFSSTEVQLGGSPASAGALLTPGLQEKVLAVIAAPLSAVQVSSLKRSAPFCEECERCRNGVCDTPLHRSASLPGGAP
- a CDS encoding O-acetylhomoserine aminocarboxypropyltransferase/cysteine synthase family protein; the encoded protein is MKDATIALHHGFKSDPTTKAVAVPIYQNVAFEFDNAQHGADLFNLDVPGNIYTRIMNPTNDVLEQRIAALEGGIAALAVSAGSAAIHYAIQTLTRAGDNIVTTPQLYGGTYTLFAHLLPSFGVDVRFARDDSAAAIAELIDDNTKLVYCESIGNPAGNIIDIEALADVAHARGVPLMVDNTVATPILCKPIQFGADIVVHSVTKYVGGHGNSLGGVIVDSGTFPWTQYPEKFPGLNQPEPAYHGVVYTEKFGPAAFIARARTVPLRNTGAALAPMNAFLLLQGLETLALRMERHTENALKIAHFLQDHELVEWVSYAGLSDHPHHHLAQKYMQGKPSAILSFGLKGGYEAGVRFYDSLQIFKRLVNIGDAKSLACHPASTTHRQMNEQEQAKAGVKPEMIRLSVGIEAIEDLIEDLQQSLASTQL
- a CDS encoding 23S rRNA (adenine(2030)-N(6))-methyltransferase RlmJ, which translates into the protein MNYRHAFHAGNHADVFKHLTLTRLIALMSRKEQPFAYLDTHAGIGLYDLQGDQANRTGEYLEGIARLWGQTDLPPLTADYMRVLHEMNPDGELRYYPGSPELARRLTRPQDRVLLNEKHPEDGLLLKDNMKGDRRVKVHLGEGWHVPRALLPVPEKRALMLIDPPFEKLDEMQRCAASLKEAVSRMRQTVAAIWYPVKDQRMLRRFYQDLAGTGAPKLLRVELLVHPLDTPNTLTGSGLAIANPPWGLEEELRELLPWLSKQLGQTQGGWQMDWLIAE
- a CDS encoding DUF4123 domain-containing protein, translated to MIAPGQWLEAAPLQEGEQLFAVLGNASDCKPLEAWRRTSGGSLSPIWAGSEYAAWDEVMPYVAVVAVESAFLKWAGECEGTDWGWLAVSSCPVQTVVEHLRSLTKVMLPEGQAVFFRFWDGAYVLPVLQALGPQAKALLPVFSRYWINGHQLEVAVTTVGAAKPSPWWQVPPQVLQHLSEQSSVTLVDNLLQWLEEQRPDLHGAFAPATLKHKVAHFVHRPDVSHQALAAWLGSELG
- a CDS encoding putative bifunctional diguanylate cyclase/phosphodiesterase; this encodes MKSQPDVARTAAEVVTQLPVPSRLGMLRFERLNEASWALLYLDPNCERQFGLPAVELCALVGSPYASLMEPQARYQLHDAIQEQLTISPHYLVRYTLHTHDGPLSLLELGEAYKQHNRHLLRGYLMVVDGLFSDISLAPAVDLESQNSRLQIALELNQRAQQEQLQHLERVRAQQELILLLARQRYSTNNSLQEAAELITRSACDIYQIDCASIWNLENQHLVPISAYHRADQQHHLPEPIDASGFPDYLEALQTSRAIDANNALRDPRTREMVESLRPRDIHAMLDASIRVDGNVVGVLCLEQSGSTRVWQSDEIAFAGELADQFAQVINNHNRRTATSALHLFQRAVEQSANAFLLVNCDGVVEYVNPSFTAITQYSTEEVHGHQLSELPALENLSELLFDAPSSLAKSNSWQGEFKSRRKNLEPYWGQLSISKVYGDNRELTHYIGIYEDITQTKLAQQRIERLAYTDNLTNLGNRPAFIRNLDERFARDSDSPISLLLVDIDNFKRINDSLGHQTGDKLLISLARRLRNSLTASGSLARFASNEFAVLLDDTDLETGQQVASQLLATLDKPMFVDNQLISVTGSVGLACAPLHGRDPQTLMRNAGLALHKAKANGKHQVQVFTEALNAEASYKLFVENNLRRALTQNELDVFYQPKLCLRSGRLLGMEALLRWNHPEKGMIRPDQFISVAEETGLIIPIGKWIARQACRMSRQLTAAGLGKLQVAINLSPKQFSDPDLVASIATILKEEQLPANLLELELTEGLLLEATEDTRLQLDQLKSFGLTLAMDDFGTGYSSLSYLKKFPIDIIKIDRSFIHEIPDNQDDMEITSAVIAMAHNLKLKVVAEGIETAEQLAFLRRHRCDVGQGYLFDRPIPGSELIEKLKRYPRGPIA